A region of the Gammaproteobacteria bacterium genome:
ATCAATCTCTTTTAATTCATACAGTAATTTTCTAAACAGCTTTGCGCCAAGGGCGTCTTGCAACTTGGCAAAGTTGAAGAGGAAGCTATTAACGATCCGAGTATTACGATAATCATTAAAAAATTCTGGGGTCATTTTCATCTGTTTGAGATCGTTATAATCCAGTTCTGCACCAACAAAAAGAGCATCACAACGCTCAAAAATGCTTTCCAGTTCATTCACAACAGAACACCCTCTCTGCGGGCATTGACCTCAATAAGGCGATTTTGGTCATAATTCAACACAACATCAATCTTTTGTTGGCCAATCTCTCGTTTCAACATGACTAAAAATTTCACCTTCTTTTCCACCAAATTTTCATGCTCATCGGCCACAATGTAGAGGTCAATATCCCCTCCTCTCTTACTGTCATCGGTACGACTGCCAAAGAGAAAAATCTTGCCACGACCAAAGACGTTATTGAAGTTGGATTTAATCGCTTCAATTTGTTTTTGAGTTAGTCTCACTCTCTACCCTCGCCGTTATGTGAAGCAAGAACCGTTGAACAGTGGCACATCATGGCAACAAACACCCCTCAGCCATCAACATGCTGGTTAACTCAATCAGCGGTAGCCCCATCAACGCCGTAGGATCATCGCCACTCAATTTTTCAAACAAGGTAATTCCCAACGCTTCTGACTTAAAACTGCCTGCACAGTTATACGGTTTCTCTTTTAGCAGATAAGATTCGATCTGCTGATCACTCAAGCTGCGAAACCTCACCTCAAAAGGAACCCACACCCTCTGCGCTTGATCCGTTTCACTGTTTAACAGGCACAACCCAGTATGAAACAGCACCGATTTTCCAGAAACGTGCTGTAACTGCTGCACCGCTTTTTCGTGCGTGCCTGGCTTGCCAAGAATCAGATCATCCACCGTCGCCACCTGATCTGAGCCGATAATCAACGCCTTGGGAAACTTATCTGCAATGCTGCGGGCTTTTTTCTCCGCCAGACGCAGCACCATTTTATCTGCCGGTTCATTGTCAAAACGACTCTCATCAGAATCGGGAGCAGCCGTTTCGAAAGCTTGGCCTAAACGAGAGAGCAGTTCGTGACGAAAGGGTGAAGTGGATGCTAAAACGAGTTTCATGGAAAACCTTTGTAAACGTCGGCGGTTTATTTAATCAGGGTTGTAAAGGGATGCTTGTTATTACGTCGATAAACATCAAAATCTCGATCAATGGTCGCAATGTGATCAATATTCAGTTTTTCTGCCAAAAATACCAAGCAGGCATCAGAAAAATCCATCGGGAGATCGGAATATTTAATGGTTAATGCTCTAATTCTACCAAAATCATTTGGTGTTATCGCCTCTATTGAAATCAAGCAGGTGCAATGTTTCGGTAACCGAGGCAAGTGTCGTGATAAGTTCGCAGTGGTTATCCCGAATAAAGTCTACAGAAGAACGATGGTACTTATCACTGCGATCAAACAGAGCAATCAGAGGCCCTGAATCAATCAAAATTTTTCTCATCGTTGTTTTTGTTTTTCTTGAAGTTTTTCTTGAAGCAATGCTTTTCTATCTCTCGATAGACTTTCATATTGGCTGCCATATTGACCAAAAATGGGAGCACCTAGCTCCCAAGCAGAAGGTTTATCCAACTTCTCAATAAATTCAGCGATGCTTTTTCGGATCAACTCCGACTTACTCAACCCCAATTTCTGAGCAGCCTCAACAACACTGCTTTCAAGTTTGGCATCCAACCTCAAAGTAATCATCTGCTTATCTCACATAAAATGTCTTACGCAGTGTAAGACATTTTATACGACAAAACATCCCATCTCAGTCAGTTTCAATCTCCAACAACACCTCATCAGGATTTACGCCCTCCCCTTTCTGCACATAAATTCCTTTCACCACCCCAGCGATGGGAGCCGCAATCTCACTCTCCATTTTCATCGCCTCGGTAATCAACACCGGCTGACCTTCGCTGACCTGATCACCCTCTTTCACCAACACCTCAATCACCGTACCTGGCATGGAGGTGGTCACGTGACCCGGTTCCGTAGCACGTTGCCTCCCACTGCTGCTGGTAGGGCTGCTGCTGATCGCCCCGCCGCCCATCATCATCTCCGCGTGAGTTTCGACCAAGACTTCCTCTGGCACCCCATCCAGAGTCAAATAAACCGGACGATGGCCATCGGATTCATGGCCGCTTCCGGTCACTTTAACGTCGTAATTTTCGCCGTGCAGAGTCAAGGTGAATTCCACCGGCGCAGTGCCTGCCGGTTCTCCGTTGGGAATCGGCTCCAGTGGTTCGGGGGTCAAGGTGCCAGAGGTTCGCTCGGCCAAAAAGCTCGCCCCTAGATCAGGAAACATTGCCACAATCATGGCATCTTCTTCACACTGAGCGTTTTCACCGGCACTGCGTTCTAACTTATCCCACTCTGGTGGCAACAGATCGGCGGGACGCACCTCGATAATCTCCTCGTTGCCAATGGCCAACTGGCGAATTTTACCGCTAACCGTGCCAGGCGCTTTTCCGTAACGCCCTTGAAAATAAAGTTTGACCTCATTGGTGATGTTGTTATAACGCTCGCCCGTAAGGACATTAAAAACCGCTTGGCTGCCCACAATTTGTGAGGTGGGTGTCACCAACGGCGGATAACCTAAGTCGGCGCGCACCTTGGGGATCTCGGCCAAAACCTCGTTCATACGTTCGCTGGCGTTCTGCTCTTTGAGTTGATTGGCCAGATTGGAGATCATTCCACCTGGCACCTGATTGACATGCACACGGGTATCAATGCCGGTAAACTCACTTTCAAACTGGTGGTACTTTTTGCGGATCTCTTTAAAGTAAAAACCGATCTCTTGCAGCAGCGGCAGATCCAAACCCGTGGTGTACTCGCTGTCCGCCAACGCCACCACCATGCTTTCCGTGGGCGGATGACTGGCACCGTTGGCCATCGAGGAGATGGCGGTGTCGATGTGATAACAACCGTTTTCAATCGCCTTCAACTGCGCCATGTCCGCCAGCCCTGAAGTAGCGTGGCTGTGCAGATGAATCGGCACGCTGACCGCAAGGGTTAACTGCTGCATCAAATTCGCCGCTGCGCTGGGGGTTAACAACCCCGCCATGTCTTTGACCACTACACTGTCGCAGCCGCGATTTTCCAGCGCCTTGGCCATCGTTACAAACTGCTCCGTGGTGTGAACGGGACTGAGGGTGTAGCAGATCGTACCTTGCGCGTGTTTCCCGGCTTTTTTAACCGCATCAATGGCAGTGTGAAGGTTACGCACATCGTTCATGGCATCAAAAATTCGGAACACATCCATGCCGTTGTTGGCCGCCAACTGGACAAATTTTTGCACCACATCATCAGAATAGTGGCGATAACCGAGCAGATTTTGCCCGCGCAGCAACATCTGGGTACGGCTGTTGGGCAACGCTTCGCGCAGTTGCCGAAGTCGTTGCCACGGGTCTTCTTTCAAAAAACGCAAACAGGCATCGTAGGTCGCCCCGCCCCAACACTCCAATGACCAATACCCCACCTGATCCAACTTTTGGCAGATGGGCAGCATGTCAGCCAAACGCATCCGTGTGGCCAACAGGCTCTGATGAGCATCACGCAAAACCGTTTCAGTGATTTTTACAGCAGGCATTATTTCAATCCTCTTGTTTGGCATGTGCGGTACAGCAACGGTGCGCAAAAATAGCGGCGGCAATTACCACCGCCTCGCTGCGCGGATCTT
Encoded here:
- the oadA gene encoding sodium-extruding oxaloacetate decarboxylase subunit alpha is translated as MPAVKITETVLRDAHQSLLATRMRLADMLPICQKLDQVGYWSLECWGGATYDACLRFLKEDPWQRLRQLREALPNSRTQMLLRGQNLLGYRHYSDDVVQKFVQLAANNGMDVFRIFDAMNDVRNLHTAIDAVKKAGKHAQGTICYTLSPVHTTEQFVTMAKALENRGCDSVVVKDMAGLLTPSAAANLMQQLTLAVSVPIHLHSHATSGLADMAQLKAIENGCYHIDTAISSMANGASHPPTESMVVALADSEYTTGLDLPLLQEIGFYFKEIRKKYHQFESEFTGIDTRVHVNQVPGGMISNLANQLKEQNASERMNEVLAEIPKVRADLGYPPLVTPTSQIVGSQAVFNVLTGERYNNITNEVKLYFQGRYGKAPGTVSGKIRQLAIGNEEIIEVRPADLLPPEWDKLERSAGENAQCEEDAMIVAMFPDLGASFLAERTSGTLTPEPLEPIPNGEPAGTAPVEFTLTLHGENYDVKVTGSGHESDGHRPVYLTLDGVPEEVLVETHAEMMMGGGAISSSPTSSSGRQRATEPGHVTTSMPGTVIEVLVKEGDQVSEGQPVLITEAMKMESEIAAPIAGVVKGIYVQKGEGVNPDEVLLEIETD
- a CDS encoding CopG family transcriptional regulator gives rise to the protein MITLRLDAKLESSVVEAAQKLGLSKSELIRKSIAEFIEKLDKPSAWELGAPIFGQYGSQYESLSRDRKALLQEKLQEKQKQR
- a CDS encoding Maf family nucleotide pyrophosphatase codes for the protein MKLVLASTSPFRHELLSRLGQAFETAAPDSDESRFDNEPADKMVLRLAEKKARSIADKFPKALIIGSDQVATVDDLILGKPGTHEKAVQQLQHVSGKSVLFHTGLCLLNSETDQAQRVWVPFEVRFRSLSDQQIESYLLKEKPYNCAGSFKSEALGITLFEKLSGDDPTALMGLPLIELTSMLMAEGCLLP
- a CDS encoding nucleotidyltransferase domain-containing protein, which encodes MRLTQKQIEAIKSNFNNVFGRGKIFLFGSRTDDSKRGGDIDLYIVADEHENLVEKKVKFLVMLKREIGQQKIDVVLNYDQNRLIEVNARREGVLL